Proteins from a single region of Apium graveolens cultivar Ventura chromosome 7, ASM990537v1, whole genome shotgun sequence:
- the LOC141673348 gene encoding uncharacterized protein LOC141673348, whose protein sequence is MVKKANGKWRMCIDFTDLTDACPKDCYPLPRIDTLIDATAGHEMLSFMNGFSGYNQIRMHKDATPKVSFITDFGVFCHLFKAFGLKNAGATYQRLVNKIFSHLIWKTMEVYADDIRECGPRERRAEAPKACILCKQDDPWTRVELLYHGKVRAFSHHSLEEVETYFQAHKIELLTDQPLRNILHSPKASGGLIKLAIELGEFDSKYKPRTTIKAQALADFVVKCTINDQEVGGQEIVTPGEGEKEEETTLKEYWVLHFDEASKTKPSGAGLVLQSPDGFTIEYSLKLDFPTTNNEAEYEALIASFGLSRAVKAKNLKVYGESRLVVAQVNGEFEAKDDTMDKYLRVIKGILTQFDEWYPEHVPREENTTVDALSQFASPEIENYPISIYFQIFKTPTIHVINLIALVGVASCWIDPIKTNLETGWLPDDAQEAQFREYCDANSIELRFTSIAHPQANGQAEVDNRIILDGLKKRFERSGNTWMDELMPILWAYCTTCKVTTEVTTFMLGYGAEPMVPLEITYGSPSIEVYEPATNEEGMMLALDLIDEVRDEANPRNAEHQ, encoded by the exons ATGgttaagaaggccaatggaaagtggaggatgtgcattGACTTCACTGATTTGACTGATGCATGTCCCAAAGACTGTTACcccctaccaaggattgataccctgatcgatgccactgctggacatgaaaTGCTAAGCTTTATGAATGGCTTCAGTGGTTACAATCAGATTAGAATGCATAAGGATGCCACCCccaaggtatctttcataactgactttggtgtGTTTTGTCATCTTTTTAaggcttttggacttaagaatgcaggagctacttacCAAAGACTGGTAAATAAGATATTTTCCCATCTAATTTggaagaccatggaggtctatgccgatgacat CCGTGAGTGCGGTCCTCGTGAAAGAAGAGCAGAAGCTCCAAAAGCctgtatactatgtaagcaagATGATCCATGGACCAGAGTTGAATTACTCTACCACGGAAAAGTTCGCGCTTTCTCTCATCACAGCCTCGAGGAAGTTGAGACAtacttccaggctcacaagatTGAACTCTTGACGGACCAGCCATTGAGAAACATTCTTCATAGCCCAAAGGCCAGTGGAGGGCTCATCAAGTTGGCAAttgagttgggagaattcgataGTAAGTATAAGCCTCGAACGACCATCAAGGCTCAGGCCTTAGCAGACTTCGTGGTCAAATGTACTATTaacgaccaagaagtcggggggcaagaGATAGTAACCCCGGGAGAAGGGGAGAAGGAAGAAGAAACAACTCtaaaagaatattgggttctccattttgacgaAGCGTCCAAAACAAAACCTAGCGGCGCAGGCCTAGTATTACAAAGCCCAGATGGGTTTACGATTGAGTATTCTTTGAAGTTGGATTTTCCAACTACAAACaacgaagcagaatatgaagcattGATAGCTAGCTTTGGCTTGTCTAGAGCCGTGAAGGCCAAAAACCTGAAGGTCTATGGAGAGTCGAGACTTGTAGTAGCTCAAGTTAATGGGGAATTTGAGGCCAAGGATGATACTATGGACAAGTACCTAAGAGTCATAAAGGGAATACTAactcagtttgatgaatggtacCCAGAACATGTTCCCAGAGAGGAGAACACTACGGTGGATGCCTTATCTCAGTTCGCCTCGCCCGAAATCGAGAACTATCCAATAAGTATTTACTTCCAGATCTTCAAGACCCCTACTATTCATGTCATAAATCTGATAGCACTAGTTGGTGTGGCAAGCTGTTGGATAGACCCGATCAAAACCAACTTAGAAACTGGGTGGCTCCCCGATGATGCCCAAGAGGCAC AGTTCAGAGAGTACTGTGATGCTAACAGCATAGAACTTCGCTTTACCTCGATTGCACATCCTCAGGCAAACGGGCAAGCGGAAGTTGATAAcagaatcatccttgatggacttaagaagaGGTTTGAACGGTCGGGAAACACTTGGATGGATGAGTTGATGCCTATACTATGGGCATATTGTACCACCTGCAAAGTAACAACTGAAGTTACCACATTTATGCTGGGTTACGGAGCCGAGCCAATGGTGCCCCTTGAGATCACTTATGGATCCCCTAGTATCGAAGTTTATGAGCCAGCAACCAACGAAGAAGGCATGATGCTCGCTCTCGATCTCATTGACGAGGTCAGAGATGAGGCCAACCCCCGTAATGCAGAGCATCAatga
- the LOC141673349 gene encoding uncharacterized protein LOC141673349: MTLAEQKIAKDALGAINTLSLGAGKVKMAKAQTLKAEFESLSMKDSENLDNFCMKLNGLDANIRALGETIGEEYVVKKLLKAVPTKFLEIASAIEQFGNLGTMSVEEVIGSLKAHEDRLSGQVNSKEEQLLLTEEEWSKYENNSGKLLLTRDKWLNKSNRGGSQFGNDYHQGRDSQDEVILLIEGVRSNIKEIEENTWYLDNGASNHMTGRRDKFKKLDKSVRGQYALDFGRYLGRGNITSESTISPDTISRTRKGVVKWLAKTRSCYSIEQLDEVCIEALQFIQEHI, from the exons ATGACACTTGCAGAGCAAAAAATAGCTAAAGATGCTTTGGGAGCGATTAATACACTATCATTGGGTGCAGGGAAGGTTAAGATGGCTAAAGCTCAAACTCTAAAAGCGGAGTTTGAATCCTTAAGCATGAAAGATTCGGAGAATTTAGACAATTTCTGCATGAAATTAAATGGCCTGGATGCAAACATTAGGGCACTTGGAGAGACAATTGGAGAAGAGTATGTTGTGAAAAAGCTGCTAAAGGCGGTTCCAACCAAGTTTCTAGAAATTGCTTCAGCCATTGAGCAATTTGGAAATCTGGGAACGATGTCAGTTGAGGAAGTAATTGGTTCTCTAAAGGCACATGAGGACCGTTTATCTGGACAGGTAAATAGCAAAGAAGAACAACTCTTATTGACGGAGGAGGAATGGTCAAAATATGAGAATAATAGTGGAAAACTCTTGCTTACACGCGATAAATGGCTGAATAAATCAAATCGAGGAGGGTCACAGTTTGGAAACGATTATCATCAGGGAAGAGATAGTCAAG ATGAAGTAATACTTTTAATTGAAGGTGTGCGCTCTAacataaaggaaatagaggagaATACTTGGTACCTAGACAATGGGGCTAGTAACCACATGACTGGACGTCGtgataaatttaaaaaattagaCAAATCGGTGAGAGGACAG taTGCATTGGATTTTGGTCGTTATCTGGGAAGGGGAAATATAACTTCTGAATCCACTATCTCACCCGACACAATTTCCAGAACTAGAAAAGGCGTTGTAAAG TGGTTGGCCAAGACTCGATCGTGTTACAGCATTGAACAGCTAGATGAAGTTTGCATTGAAGCCCTGCAGTTCATCCAAGAGCATATCTGA